The stretch of DNA CGCGAACGAAGCGCGCAGCCAGCAGGCGTACGAGGACAAGCAGCGCCAGCACGCGCTCGACGAAGCGCAGCGCACGGCGGAAGCGCCGCAGCGCGCCGCGAACGAGCAGGCGTACGAACAGAAGCAGCGTCAGCATGCGCTCGATCAGGCGCAACGCGGACCGGATGCGACGCAGCGCGCGGCGAACCAGGCCGCGTACGACAGGAAGCAGTCGGATTTCCAGAAGCAACTGGACGAGGCGCACCAGCAGGGCGCGCAGAAGGCGCAGGAACGCGAGCAGCGCGCGGAGCGTTACGAGCAGAAGCAGGAGGACGCGGCGAAGCACAAGGCCGACGTCGAGGAGCGCCAGCGCCAGGCGGCCGCGAAGGCCCAGCAGAAGCAGCAACAGGAACAGCAGCAGTTACAGCAACAACAGATTCAGCAGCAACAGCAGCAGAACCAGTAACGCTCCATAGCCGTATAGCAACCTCAGGCGCGGCGCCTTCGGCGGCGCGCCGCATGGATAGAGGAGGCGAGCATGCGCGAGCATCGTGAAGTCAAGTCCGAGGTCCTCCGCGACCGGATCCTGCAACTGGAATCGGAACATGGCGATCTGGACCGCCTGATAGACCGGATGGCCGAGTCGCCCGGCACCGACGATCTCGAACTGCAACGGCTGAAGAAGCGCAAGCTGAAGGTGAAGGACAACATCCTCCTTCTGCAGTTGCAGCTTGATCCCGATTCAACGAAGACATCGGACGGGCGGGCCTGACACCGTGCCCCGGCAGGCGCCGGGCCGCGGCAGCAGGCTTGCCGCGCCCGTTGGACCCAGCAGGAACCGCTTGCCTTGAATTCAACGTCCGTATCCCGTTCCCGGCGCGCGCCCGAAAGCAGCGCGCCGGATGGCGACGCGCGCGCTGCCCGCAGTCCCGACGCGCCGCCGCCGGCGCTGACCGCGCGCCGGGCCGCCGAACTCGACCAGATCTTCGCCCCGGACGGACTGCTCGCGCGCGAGATCGACGGTTATCGGCCGCGCGCCGCGCAGATCGAGATGTCGCGCGCGGTCGCGGCCGCGATGGAAGCCGCCGCGCAGGCGCTGCCCGAGCCCGCGATGTTCGACAGCCAGGCGCGTCCCGCGCGCCGCCTCGGCAACAACGTCGAAGCGAAAGCGGCCGCCGACGCGCAGGCCGCATCGCCGGCGATCCAGAACGGCGACAACACGCTGATCGTCGAAGCCGGCACCGGCACCGGCAAGACCTATGCGTACCTCGTGCCCGCGATGCTGTGGGGCGGCAAGGTGATCGTATCGACCGGCACGAAGCATCTTCAGGATCAGCTGTTCCAGCGCGACCTTCCGACCGTGCGCGACGCGCTCGCGGTGCCGGTCACGGTCGCGATGCTGAAGGGCCGCTCGAACTACCTGTGCCATTACTACCTGCAACGCACCGCGGACAACGGCCGTCTGCCGTCCCGGCAGGAGACCTCGTATCTGCAGGAGATCGTGCGCTTCGCGAAGATCACGCGCTCCGGCGACAAGGCCGAACTGGCGAGCGTGCCGGAAACGGCGGCCGTCTGGTCGATGGTCACGTCGACGCGCGACAACTGCCTCGGCCAGGAGTGTCCGCACTACAAGGATTGCTTCGTGATGCAGGCGCGCCGCGAAGCGCAGCAGGCGGACATCGTCGTCGTCAATCACCACCTGTTTTTCGCGGACATCATGCTGCGCGACACGGGCATGGCCGAACTGCTGCCGAGCGCGAACACGATCATCTTCGACGAGGCGCATCAGTTGCCGGAGACCGCGACGCTGTTCTTCGGCGAGACGCTGTCCACCGCGCAGTTCCTGGAGCTGGCGCGCGATTGCGTGGCCGAAGGGTTGAGCCATGCACGCGACGCTGTCGAATGGGTGAAGCTCGGCGCGGCGCTGGAGCGCGCCGCGCGCGACGTGCGGCTCGCGTTCAGGGAAGATTCGCTGAGAGTGTCGGTCGCGCAACTGCCGGTCGATCATCCGCTGTTCGACGCGCTCGACGCGTTGCAGACGGAACTCGCGACGCTGACGAATGCGCTCGCCGCCCAGGCCGAACGCGCGGAGTCGCTCGGCGCATGCCTGCGGCGCGCGCGCGAGTTGCAGGGTGTGTTGTCGGGCTGGACCGTGCATCCCGACGAAGCGCCCGCGCGTGAATCGCGCGACACGCGTACTGCGCGCGACGATGCCGACGCCGACGACAAGCCGGACGCATTCGGCGACGACGAGAAGGTGCGCTGGGTCGAAGTGTTCTCGCATACCGTGCAATTGCACGAGACGCCGCTGTCGGTCGCGCCGATTTTCGCGAAGCAGCGCGCGGGCGTGCCGCGCACGTGGATCTTCACGTCGGCGACGCTGTCGGTGCGCGGCGACTTCACGCACTACGCGGCGCAGATGGGCCTTAGCACGCGCCGCTCGATGACGCTGCCGAGCCCGTTCGACTATCCGACCCAAGGGTTGCTGTACGTGCCGCGCAATCTGCCGCAGCCGTCGTCGCCGCAGTTCACCGATGCGGTGTTCGATGCGGCGCTGCCGGCGATCGAGGCAGCGGGCGGCGGCGTGTTCATGCTGTGCACGACGTTGCGCGCAGTGGACCGCATCGCGACGAAGCTGCGCGACACGATCGCCGCACGCGGCTGGAGTACGCCGCTGCTCGTGCAGGGCGACGCGAGCCGCACCGAACTGCTCGAACGCTTTCGCGCCTACGGCAATGCGATCCTCGTGGGCAGTCAGAGCTTCTGGGAAGGGGTGGACGTGCGTGGCGATGCGCTGTCGCTCGTCGTGATCGACAAGCTGCCGTTCGCGCCGCCGGATGATCCGGTGCTGTCAGCGCGTCTCGATGCGCTGACGAAAAAAGGCTTGAGCCCGTTCGCGGTTCATCAGTTGCCGCAGGCGGTCATCACGCTGAAGCAGGGCGCAGGGCGGCTGATTCGCGCTGAGACCGATCGCGGCGTGCTGATGATCTGCGACACGCGTCTCGTCGACAAGCCGTATGGCCGTCGCATCTGGCAAAGCCTGCCGCCGTTCAAGCGCACGCGCGAGATCGAGGTCGTAAAAGCGTTCTTCGAGGAGCCCGCCGAAAACCGCGATTGAATGTCTCCATTCGTTGCGCGGTATCAAGGCTGCACAGCGATAAACGATAGGTGCGACATGCATGCCGCATTGATATCGCAAGCAATGTGCAAAGCCAATGCAAACAAAAAAGCCACGAATGAATATTCGTGGCTTTTTCGCATTACCTGCCGGAGGCTGTCGATTCGACAGGCCTCCCGGCCTCTCGCATGAACGTTCACTGCGGTGTGACCCGCAGCGACGTACTGCGAGTATCGCTTACTGGCTCGCGCCCGCTGCCGGCGAAGCAGCGTCAGCCGGCGATGCAGCGTCGGCCGGCGAAGCGGCTTCTGCCGGGGAGGCAGCGTCAGCCGGCGATGCGGCGACTGCCGGCGATGCGGCATCAGCCGGCGACGCAGCAGCGGCCGGGGACGCAGCATCAGCCGGAGCAGCGGCCTGGTCGCTGCTCTTGTTGCATGCAGCGAGTGCCACAGCGGCCAACAGGGATGCTACGAGGAGGGATTTCTTCATGATCACGTCCTTTTATGGTTAAAGGTAAGCAACAGCGCAAAATAAAACCGGTAATGTGCTCCAACACCGACCTCGGCCGCTGGTGGAGATGCACTGCAACAGCGTGAATCTTCCCTACGGCTTGGGCGGAAATTATATGCACTTTCGTATCGACCGTCGACAAATCCGGGGACAATACGTTGTCTTTCTCATACAGGCGCTATATTAGTACGGATCAACCGCACGTAGCGCCTGATTGGGCAATCCGACCCGTATCCAGCCCGCACAATACCACTCGTGCAGTAACGCTGTCACCGACGAATCGTGTGAGAGTGTTACAAAGCGTTTCCCTTCGATGCGACGTTCGTCGGCCAATGCGGGCAGCCATTTTTTAGTGTCTGCCAGCACGTACTGTTCCCCGTTCAGGAAATACGAGCGCGCATCGTAAAGCAGGATCGTCCTGCGGTCGAGTGTCAGTCCGTTTTTTGACGCGCGCGCGACGAAACGCGCTTCATCGAGCGGCCGGTCCGGCGCATCGAACACGACATTCGACTTCGGTTCGCTCAACCACGAGCCGACGAACGACGATACGTCCGCATCGGTCCAGCGCACTTTCGCAAGCAGCGTGCCGACGCGTTCGACGAGCGCCGGCGGCAGTTGCGCCGGATGCGCGACGGCCGGCTGCTGCGGATCGCGATACAGCGCCTGCGCGGCCTTGTCGTTCGATGCGTTCGTGCCGCGTTCCGCGAGGTAGTAGAGGAACTGGCTCGTCAGTTCGGCCGTCGACGGCGACCGGAAGCCGACCGAGCACGTCATGCATTCGCCTTCCGCAATCCCGTCGTGCGCGATGTGCGGCGGCAGATACAGCATGTCGCCCGGCTCCAGTACCCATTCCTCTTCGGGCTCGAAGTTCGCGAGCACTTTCAGCGGCAAGCCTTCCTGCAACGTCAGATCGCGCTGCGCGCCGATTCGCCAGCGCCGCTTGCCATGCACCTGCAGCAGGAACACGTCGTACGAGTCGAAGTGCGGGCCGACCCCGCCGCCGTCCGACGCATACGAGATCATCAGGTCGTCGAGCCGCGCATCCGGCGCGAAGCGAAAGCGTTCGAGCAGCGCGCGCGCCCGGTCGTCGTGCAGATCGACGCCCTGCACGAGCAGCGTCCAGCGGCGCTCGTCCGGCGACGGCAGTTCGTCCGCGGAAAACGGCCCGTGTTCGAGCGCCCAGCGGCGGCGGAAATGCGTGATGAGACGCGACTCGACGTCGTCGTGATCGGCCAGCGCGAACAGTTCATCGCGCGAAAGCGGCGGCGCGATGTCGGGAATCGCGTTGCGGATCAGCAGCGGTTTTTTCTGCCAGTAGCGGCGCATGAACTGCGCGGGCGTGAGGCCGCCGAGCAGCGGAGTCGGTGCGTCGGGCGCGGGACATGCTGACGCGAAAGGATCGGTGCGCGAGCGTGCGGCGGCGGTCTGCGAGGGCGCTGGCACGCGCTTTCGGCGGGCGCCCGCCGGATGGTCTGGGGACCGCTTCGGCATCGTATAATGTGGTTTGTATTCTGGAGGATCGAATGAAAATCGCAAAGGACACCGTCGTGTCGGTCGCTTACAAGCTATCGGATGCGCAGGGCAATCTGATCGAGGAGAGCGACGAGCCGATGGTCTATCTGCACGGCGGCTATGATGGCACGTTCCCCAAGATCGAGGAAGTGCTTGACGGCAAGGAACCGGGCTTCGAGGCCCAGATCCAGCTTGAGCCGCAGGATGCGTTCGGCGAGTACGATCCCGAACTGGTGAAAGTCGAGCCGCGCAGCCGCTTTCCCGAACCGCTCGAAGTCGGCATGCAGTTCGAGGGCACGCCGGAAGAGGGCGACGAAGACGTCGACACGCTGATCTATACGGTCACCGACGTCGCCGAGGACAAGGTCGTGCTCGACGGCAACCATCCGCTCGCCGGCATGGCGCTGCGGTTCGCCCTGACCGTGAAGGAAGTGCGTCAGGCCACCGACGACGAGATCGAGCACGAACATGCTCACGGCGCCGACGGCCTCGAAGTGATCGACGAAGACGAGGACGACGACGGCGAAGACGAGCCGTCGAAGCCCACGCTGCACTGATCTTTTCGCCGGCCTTTCTGGCTGGCGTTCCATCAATTCCCGTGCATCGCGCCGGCGCCCGCCGGCGCAGCGGGCTGCGGCAGGTAGCCCGCACCGCCAGCCGGCGGCGTCGCCGGTGACGCGGGCTGCGGCGGCGCGAATCCACCCGACGCCGCCTGCTGCTGAAGCATTTCCGGCACCCCCTGCGGCACCTCCGTCACGTTGGGCATCGAAGAGATTTCCGGCATGTCCGGCAGCGCGGGCGTTTCCCCGTCGCGCGGCAATAGCGGCGGCTGCGCCTGCGGCGGTAGCGGAGGCAAACGTTTCGGTACGTCGCGCACGCCGATCCGCAGCGGCGGCCGGCGCTCCATGTCCGCATCCACGTGCAGCCACTGCGTGGCCGGGTCGCGCAGCGCGACCGCGATCCGCGTCACGTTCGCGATCGTCGCTCCCTTGTCGTTCTTCAGCGGCTGGTCGATCTCGAAGCCGCGCGGCAGTTTCGCGTCGTCCATGTGGACGACCAGCACCGGTCCATCGAACGTCTGCGCGAGCTTCGCGAGGCTGCGCCTGAACTCGACGTAGCCGTCGCGCGGACGATGGCCGAAACGCAGCCATCCGAAACGTTCGGACCGCTCGCGCCGCTCGGTCGCCCACGGATTCCCCTGCACGAAGATCACGATCGCGCGCGCATTGCGCCGCTTCGCGTATTCGGCCGCGTGTTCGAGCCAGAAGCCGTTCGCGATCACGCGGTCCTCGAACTCGCCGTTGCGTCCGCCGGCCGTCAGATAGTGATTGTTGCCGTCCGGCAGGTTCATCGCGACGAACACCGTGTCGCCGGCCTGCCAGCGCACGTTCTCCCGATACGGCCGGAAGCGCGGCACTTCGCTTTCGCGCGTCAGCGACAACGGGTTCTGTCCGAGCGACGACGGATCGGAGAAGATCGTCTGCCGCAGCAGGTCTAGCCGCTCGACCGGATCGTAGGCCCCCGATGCGGCCGACGAGCAGGTGGACCAGTCGTGCTGTCCCGGCACGAACACCAGGGCGGGCCGCGACGCTTCGAGCAGCGCATGGCGGCGCTCGTACAGCGCGTCGCCGCACGGCTCGCCGGCTGCCTTCAGATTGCCGTCATAGACGACGAACGAGATGCGCGGATCGCGGCCGATCGCGTCGATCAGTTTCTGCGCGGCTGCTTCGTCGTTCTGCGAGCCGATTGCATTGCCGATCACCGCGAACGCGAACCGCGCGGATTCCGCCGCATGGGCCGAACGCGTCGGCGCGGCGGCGAATGCGAACGCGATACCGAATATGCCCGCTAACGCGCGCAGCACGACACCGCCGCGGCAACGAAGCCGAGGCGGCGTCGCGATGCGACGCTCAGTGTTTCGCGTTCCGCGCGGTGGCCAGCTCGTGCAGTTCATAGAGCAGATCGAGCGCCTCGCGCGGACGCAGCTCGTTCGGGTCCAGCGCGCGCAGCCGTTCGGCGACCGCCGCGGCCACCGGATCGGCCTGCGGCTCCGGCGCGTCCTCGACGATCGTCGGCGCGTCGGCCGGCGCGGCGAACAGGTCGAGCTGCGGCGCCGGCTGTCCGGCCGACTGCTGTTCGAGATAAACGAGGTGCTTGCGCGCCGCGCGGATCACCGCGCCCGGCACGCCGGCCAGTTGCGCGACCTGCAGGCCGTAGCTCTGGTTCGCCGGCCCTTCGTCCACCGCATGCAGGAACACGATCCCATGGCCGTGCTCGACCGCGGACAGATGGACGTTCGCCGCCTGTGGGAATTCGGCGGGCAGTTGCGTCAGCTCGAAGTAGTGCGTTGCGAACAGCGTGTGGCAGCCGTTGCTCGCGAGCAGATGGCGCGCGATCGCCCATGCGAGCGCGAGGCCGTCGAACGTCGACGTGCCGCGGCCGATCTCGTCCATCAGCACGAGGCTTTGCGGCGTCGCGTCGTTCAGGATCGCTGCCGCCTCGGTCATCTCGACCATGAACGTCGAGCGGCCGCCCGCGAGGTCGTCGGCCGCGCCGATCCGCGTGAAGATGCGGTCGATCGGGCCGAAGCGCGCATGCTTCGCCGGCACGTAGCTGCCGACGTAGGCGAGCAGCGCGATCAACGCGGTCTGCCGCATGAACGTCGATTTACCGCCCATGTTCGGGCCGGTGATCAGCAGCAGCTTGCGGTCGCCGTTCAGCACGCAGTCGTTCGCGATGAACTGCTCGACCTGCGCCTCGACGACCGGGTGACGTCCCTGTTCGATCTCGATGCCGGCCGTGTCCGAAAACGTCGGCGCGTTCCAGTCGAGCGCGCGCGCGCGTTCCGCGAACGCGGCCAGCAGATCGAGTTCGGCGAGCGCGGTCGCGACGCGCTGACAGTCCGGAATGAACGGCAGCAGCGACTGCAGCAGCGCGTCGTACAGCGCGCGCTCGCGCGACAGCGCGCGTTCCTGCGCGGACAGCGCCTTGTCCTCGAACGCCTTCAGTTCCGGCGTGATGTAGCGTTCCGCGTTCTTCAGCGTCTGACGGCGCCGATAGTCGTCCGGCACCTTGTCCGTCTGCCCGCGCGTAACTTCGATGTAGAAACCGTGGACCTTGTTGAACTCGACGCGCAGGTTGCCGATGCCGGTGCGCGTGCGTTCGCGCGTTTCGAGATCGAGCAGGAACTGGCCGCAGTTCTCCGACATGTCGCGCAACTCGTCGAGTTCCGCGTCGTAGCCGCGCGCGATCACGCCGCCGTCGCGCACCATCGCGGCCGGCTCCGGCGCGACCGCGCGTTGCAGCAGTTCGACGCACGCGGCCGGCGGTTCGAGCGCGTCGCCGATCCGCGCGAGCGACGCGGCTGCACCGCTCGCTACCGCGACCTGGTCGCGCAGCGTGGGCAGCGCGACGAACGTGTCGCGCAGGCTCGACAGATCGCGCGGCCGCGCGGACAGCAGCGCGAGCCGGCCGGTGATCCGTTCCACGTCCGCGATCTGCCGCAGTGCGGAGCGCAGCGCGTCGAGGTTCGCGGGCGGCGGCGCTTCGAGCAGCGCGCCGATCGCCTGCTGGCGCGTCTGCGCGATCGACGCGTCGCGCGGCGGATGATGCAGCCAGTGACGCAGCAGGCGGCTGCCCATCGTCGTGCTGCACGTGTCGAGCAGCGAGCACAGCGTCGGCGAGTCGGTGCCGCGCAGCGTTTCCGTCAGTTCGAGATTGCGGCGCGTCGCCGGATCGAGGCCGATGTACTCGGACTCGTATTCGACCTTCAGGCTGCGCAC from Paraburkholderia caballeronis encodes:
- a CDS encoding DUF465 domain-containing protein, which gives rise to MREHREVKSEVLRDRILQLESEHGDLDRLIDRMAESPGTDDLELQRLKKRKLKVKDNILLLQLQLDPDSTKTSDGRA
- a CDS encoding ATP-dependent DNA helicase; the encoded protein is MNSTSVSRSRRAPESSAPDGDARAARSPDAPPPALTARRAAELDQIFAPDGLLAREIDGYRPRAAQIEMSRAVAAAMEAAAQALPEPAMFDSQARPARRLGNNVEAKAAADAQAASPAIQNGDNTLIVEAGTGTGKTYAYLVPAMLWGGKVIVSTGTKHLQDQLFQRDLPTVRDALAVPVTVAMLKGRSNYLCHYYLQRTADNGRLPSRQETSYLQEIVRFAKITRSGDKAELASVPETAAVWSMVTSTRDNCLGQECPHYKDCFVMQARREAQQADIVVVNHHLFFADIMLRDTGMAELLPSANTIIFDEAHQLPETATLFFGETLSTAQFLELARDCVAEGLSHARDAVEWVKLGAALERAARDVRLAFREDSLRVSVAQLPVDHPLFDALDALQTELATLTNALAAQAERAESLGACLRRARELQGVLSGWTVHPDEAPARESRDTRTARDDADADDKPDAFGDDEKVRWVEVFSHTVQLHETPLSVAPIFAKQRAGVPRTWIFTSATLSVRGDFTHYAAQMGLSTRRSMTLPSPFDYPTQGLLYVPRNLPQPSSPQFTDAVFDAALPAIEAAGGGVFMLCTTLRAVDRIATKLRDTIAARGWSTPLLVQGDASRTELLERFRAYGNAILVGSQSFWEGVDVRGDALSLVVIDKLPFAPPDDPVLSARLDALTKKGLSPFAVHQLPQAVITLKQGAGRLIRAETDRGVLMICDTRLVDKPYGRRIWQSLPPFKRTREIEVVKAFFEEPAENRD
- a CDS encoding cupin domain-containing protein, which gives rise to MPKRSPDHPAGARRKRVPAPSQTAAARSRTDPFASACPAPDAPTPLLGGLTPAQFMRRYWQKKPLLIRNAIPDIAPPLSRDELFALADHDDVESRLITHFRRRWALEHGPFSADELPSPDERRWTLLVQGVDLHDDRARALLERFRFAPDARLDDLMISYASDGGGVGPHFDSYDVFLLQVHGKRRWRIGAQRDLTLQEGLPLKVLANFEPEEEWVLEPGDMLYLPPHIAHDGIAEGECMTCSVGFRSPSTAELTSQFLYYLAERGTNASNDKAAQALYRDPQQPAVAHPAQLPPALVERVGTLLAKVRWTDADVSSFVGSWLSEPKSNVVFDAPDRPLDEARFVARASKNGLTLDRRTILLYDARSYFLNGEQYVLADTKKWLPALADERRIEGKRFVTLSHDSSVTALLHEWYCAGWIRVGLPNQALRAVDPY
- a CDS encoding FKBP-type peptidyl-prolyl cis-trans isomerase, giving the protein MKIAKDTVVSVAYKLSDAQGNLIEESDEPMVYLHGGYDGTFPKIEEVLDGKEPGFEAQIQLEPQDAFGEYDPELVKVEPRSRFPEPLEVGMQFEGTPEEGDEDVDTLIYTVTDVAEDKVVLDGNHPLAGMALRFALTVKEVRQATDDEIEHEHAHGADGLEVIDEDEDDDGEDEPSKPTLH
- the mutS gene encoding DNA mismatch repair protein MutS gives rise to the protein MATHTAGAGDIAQHTPMMQQYLRIKADHPGTLVFYRMGDFYELFFDDAEKAARLLDLTLTQRGASAGNPIRMAGVPHHAVEQYLAKLVKLGESVAICEQIGDPATSKGPVERKVVRVVTPGTLTDAALLSDKNDVYLMAVCPGHNRRGVAVNVGLAWLNLASGGLRLAEVAPGQVAAAFERIRPAEILVAEMPAESAGWTPPTGFGALTRVPAWHFDVTSGTQRLRDQLDVASLDGFGAQTLTSACGAAGALLLYAAATQGQQLRHVRSLKVEYESEYIGLDPATRRNLELTETLRGTDSPTLCSLLDTCSTTMGSRLLRHWLHHPPRDASIAQTRQQAIGALLEAPPPANLDALRSALRQIADVERITGRLALLSARPRDLSSLRDTFVALPTLRDQVAVASGAAASLARIGDALEPPAACVELLQRAVAPEPAAMVRDGGVIARGYDAELDELRDMSENCGQFLLDLETRERTRTGIGNLRVEFNKVHGFYIEVTRGQTDKVPDDYRRRQTLKNAERYITPELKAFEDKALSAQERALSRERALYDALLQSLLPFIPDCQRVATALAELDLLAAFAERARALDWNAPTFSDTAGIEIEQGRHPVVEAQVEQFIANDCVLNGDRKLLLITGPNMGGKSTFMRQTALIALLAYVGSYVPAKHARFGPIDRIFTRIGAADDLAGGRSTFMVEMTEAAAILNDATPQSLVLMDEIGRGTSTFDGLALAWAIARHLLASNGCHTLFATHYFELTQLPAEFPQAANVHLSAVEHGHGIVFLHAVDEGPANQSYGLQVAQLAGVPGAVIRAARKHLVYLEQQSAGQPAPQLDLFAAPADAPTIVEDAPEPQADPVAAAVAERLRALDPNELRPREALDLLYELHELATARNAKH